The genome window GCAAGTTTCTTTGCTAAAAGTTAAACATCCTCTTCGTAAGCGCAAGAAAACAGGACGTGGGAAGCGTCCCACAGGGTGAACATGGGCCCCCAATGCCTGGCACCCCCTCCTCTCTTGTGGAGCGGAGGCCTGGTGGCTCGAACCCTTCCTTTCTCACACTCGCTCACCTCTGCAGGGGAGTCATGTTCCCACAGTCTCACAATGCCCTTGAGTTCTGCTGACAAAGCTCTGGCTTCTTCCCTGGTTGTCAGAGTCTCTATGCCTCCATCCAGGGTTCCACAGAAATGCAGGACACACCACtggggaaaaaatgaaggaatgaagcaacaaaaggaTGAATTcaaacaacatttattgaacatcaaCTGTGCGCCACCCCGTTCCAGGCACTGGGAGGCAGCAGTGAACATGACAGAACAGGAATCCCTGCCTGGTGAAGTTCTTGTGCTAAGGAATCAATCAttccgttctttttttttttttttttttttcttgagacagggtctctcactctgttgcccaggctggagtgcagtggcacaatcagctcactgtaacctcaaattcctgtgctcaagcgatcctcctgcctcagcctctcgagtaactgggactatggatgaacaccaccatgcccagctaatttttaaattatttcttgtagagatgaggtctcactatgttgcccaggctggtcatgaacgcctggcctcaagcaatcctcccaccttggcctcctaaagtgctaggagtacaggcgtgagtcacagcatccagcctttttttttttttttttttttttgagacagggtcttactctgtcgcccaagctggagtggggttcaagcgatcctcccaccttggcctcctgtgtagctgggactagaggtacacgtcaccatgcccagctaatttttgtatttttagtagcatggttgcactatgttggccaggctggtctccaactcctgacctcaagtgatccacccgcctcgccctcccaaagttctgggattacaggcatgagccactgcgtccagcccttttatttatttatttttttttttttttttttttttttttttttgagacggagtctcgctctgtccagccattttattttttaaagagacatgggttcttgctatgttgcccagactagattCAAACCCCcggggctccagggatcctcccacctcagcctctggagtagctgggactaaaggtgcatgctGCTGCCCCTGGCTAATACTCATATGCATGTTGTCAGGATTAAAATGAACGAACAAAGGGAAGGACATGTTGGAGCCAACTTGTACAGGTTGGGAGGAACTGTTCAATTTTCAAGAATTTTGCAAACTGGTTGTTAAACAGCTggtttagctgggcacagtggctcacgcctgtaatcccagcactttgggaggccgaggcaggtggatcacctgaggtcgggagttcaagaccagcctgaccaacatggagaaaccccatctctactaaaaatgcaaaattagccggggtggtggcacatgtctgtaatcccagctactagggaggctgaggcaggagaatcgcttgaacccgggaggcggaggttgcggtgagccaagattgcgccattgcactccagcctgggcaaaaagagcgaaactctgtctcaaaataaaataaaataaaataataaacagctGGTTTAGCAActggttttgtttgttgagacagggtctcactctgtcacccacactggagtgcagtggcacaatcaaggctcactgcagccttgacctcccaggcccatgcaatcctcccacctcagcctcccgagtaactggaactactcgcgcgcaccaccacccctggctatttttattttttgtagagacgaggatgtcatcatattgcccaggctggtcttgaactcctggactcgagcgacctttccacctcagcctcctaaagctaAACAGCtatggttaaaaatgaaattatataaacgTACTCAAAACTGGTAACTTCCTAATTTTACCACATTCCACTATTCTATATGCTCTTGAGGTCATTTACCCCCATTTTATCTGTATggtaaaaataatacatgataGTGCGCTACTGCACCTCTTTTGAACTCCCTGTTCAGTGACCACAGGTCGGTACCTTGAAATCTAACAAGAAGATTGTACCTAagccatggaaattggcaaatgctagcAACCAGCCTCCCTTCCCCCCGCCCCTCCCGCCACCACCCCCGCCCCAGCCAGTGGTTAaccatttaccagcacaccactgaggGCATTTAGAACCTAGCACATGGTAAACACTATGATAAACGTTCTCATTATTTTCCCGTTTGTCCACTGGGTCAGGATGTATAGTCTTTTTTTGTGTCTGGGttggaatttaaaatgtttgaagatCACAGAATTACAAAAGGCCAGAGGGTGGCTAAGCTACACCTATTTAACTCTCCCAATAATGCTGTTAAGTCTGTACTATTGATTATCCCCACTTTCCAGACAGGGAAACTGAAGTTCTGAGGCGGTAAAACTCAGGCAGCGCCTCCATTATCTGTAGTGCGATCTGAAATTGCAGCCGAGCAGCCTCCGCGCGCTCGCTCACTTCAAGAACGCATTTCTCCTATCACGTTTATGCCCCCAGCGGTAATTTCGCTGCCCTGCACGCGAAAAATGAATGGGTGGCATCGTGCGCGTGGCATCTTGGGAAATGTAGTTTACAGGCTCAATGACAAGCATGGTCCAAGAAGGGAGGGGCGGGGGAGCAATTCGATCTTGGCCTcggaataaaaagaacaaagaatcgCCGGCAGTTTGCGCGTCGCGACGCTTCAGCCACGCAGTGCGTGGATTCAGCCACTTTGGCCGTGCCGCTTGCATGCCGGGAAACGCAGTTCGCGAGCCCCGGATACGTCGACAATAGATGACGGGACTCACGTTGTACGTTCACATCAGGTCCCGGCACGCCGGAGCCTGGGCGGTCCACGATGGTGAGTTTGCCACGCTGCGACAGCTCATAGGCTTGTCCCCCGGGCATTCTGGTGAACTACGAACGCaaactgaagctctacgactTGTCGCCCGTTTGCGCTCTCGCCGAGGCACAGGCTGCTCGCGGACCACCCTGCTCCGAAAACTAAGGTGGGCCCTGGGGCGCGGAGGACAGGGATGCGGGCGGAGACTGTTGAGGAACTGTGCTGACTGCGGGGAAAGGAGGAGGTTCGCCCTGGGCGCCGCAGCTGTGTATGGTTCGGGCGGCTGGCACCGGGTGGGTTCTAGACCCAAGGTTTGTCTGCAGAAGGGGACCCGTAGACGGGGTGGGTTCGAGGTGGGGACATGGGACGCAGCGGTCAGAGCCACCTGGGACCCGGTGGCCCCGATGGAGCTATGATCTTTGAGGTATTGATGAGGAGAGACAGGGAGTGTGGTCAGAAGGCTGTTTAATGGGAGGTTGGTTGGAGCGCGAGGGTGGGGTGTTACTGGGGAATCAATGGGGGCTAATAAGAATATTTTAGTCTAAGTGTTGTTCATTGATTGATTAATGAGGGGATGGCAGAGTAAGCAACTATAATATAAGGAGTGGTGGATAGGAACGTGATCCCCCAGGGATTGATGGAGGTATGATATTCAACGGGTTAATGGAAAGTGATGGGACATAGTAATGGCAAGGATGATGGTGAGGCTGTGGGGGGAATAATAGATGAATGGGGGTCATGATCAAGGGGCTGTGGTGAAAGAAGAGATAATGAGAGGCTGATGGTGTTGTAGTCAGAGTCAATAGTTGGGCTGTGGTGGCATGACCATCAAGGAATTAGGGGACAGAGTGAGCAAAGAGAGGGTATAGTAAACTAGGGTTGGGGGGTTAACTTTTGTTGATACATAGTAGGTGAATAGTAAACTATTAGAGTGATCATCCAGTGATGGATCCACGGAGAGCAGGGTGGACAGTGAGGGGAGAATGGGGAACTGATGTGTGAACATCAGGGAGTAACGTGTTTGTTAATGAAAGGGTTACAGGGCAGGGGCCTAGTGCTGTGATCTATAAAGGGTCTATTGGAGAAAACTGAGTTAATGGGGGCTGATAAATCAGTAATTGAATGCTCAATGGGGAGCTAATAGACCATGATTCTCCAGGCATTATTAGAGGTTCATAAGGATGTAGTAATAAAGTGGGCCTAATCGTCTAAGGGATTAATGGGGAATGGGGTGAAATGAGAGAGATATAGGGAGTGGGAGGTACAATGAAGTAGTATTAGGATAAAGGTGGAAAGCAAGGGATTAATGGAGGCTGATAGGACTATATGAATCTAGGGGCAATGGGGACAACTGGGGATATAGTCAGTGAGATTTTAATGGGCATGACGTGGGCACAGAAGGGTTGATAGTGACAGTTACAGGGTTTAATGTGTGGAGTGTGGGTGACAGTGATGGGAGGTGGACAGGCTCACAAGTTGGCCATCTATGGGATTAATGTTGGGTTTATGGGGTCTTTTGTAGGAACTGGGGGGTAAGTGATGGGGACGAGGAGGGTCTGTGTGATAAGCAATGGAGCCTGAGAGTTCAGTGATAGGGTCCTTTGGACCCTATAAGGTCAGTGGGGTCAGTTCCAGGGCTTCAGTCAGCCCATCTTCTGTGTGAGCTATCATGTGAGTCAGATGAGCCCAGTTTAGTTTGTGTGGTTCTCTCCGCCCTACAGAGGTAGGTGGTAGCCCACTCATCTGGTTACTGATACTGGCCAGCATCAGCTGACTGTCGGCAGGTCCTTGGGCAACTGGTGTGTGAAATGGGACGGACGTCGAAGGACAAGCGGGATGTCTACTACCGCCTGGCTAAGGAGAATGGCTGGCGTGCTCGCAGCGCCTTCAAACTGCTACAGCTGGATAAGGAATTCCAACTCTTCCAAGGTCCCTGACTGGTGGGCAGGTCACTGGGCGGTGAGGTGGGCACAGGAGGTAGACAAGTAAGCTAGGTCTGCAGAGCTCCCTATGGTAGGTGGGCTGACTCAGAGGGTCTCTGGGACAGGGAGACAGGCAGGAAGATAGGCAGAATACTGGAGAGGAGTTGGGCACCTGGGCAGTGGAGATATGTGGGTGCTCCCCAGGGGAGAGGGGTGAACTTTGCAGGGGTCTCCAGGTTGGAGAAGTGGGTGCAGCTGACCAGGATGCTTTCACTATGTATGCCCAGGCGTGACACGGGCAGTTGACCTGTGTGCAGCCCCGGGCAGCTGGAGCCAGGTGCTGAGCCAGAAGATTGGGTAAGTGTGGGGGTCCCAGATGGGAGACCCAGGAGGGCCGGCTGGGTGGGAGGGGCCCAGGAGTGAAACTAGGCTGATGTGGGCCATGTTGTCCACAGGGGCCAAGGGTCCGGCCACGTGGTGGCTGTGGACCTGCAGGCTATGGCTCCACTACCAGGTGTGGTACAGATCCAGGGGGACATCACCCAGGTAAGAGCATGGCTGAGGGTATTGGGGTATATCCTGGGTGAAGGCCCTTACCTGGGGTCTATGCAGAATGGAAGAGCAACAGAGAGGTgatggaaacagagagagagaaagagaatgagagagtaACCATGGAGAAACAGCCAACGGGTCATCATTGCAGACACAGCAGAAAATGATGATGCTGggtccccagagatggagtccaGTATTAGAGAGGCAAAGCCTGGGAATTTGGCTGACCCAGGGTCTGTGGGCCAGGACCATGGGCAGGCGGGATCTGAGGGCAGCAGTGGAGGGCCGTGGGGCCACtcatcctccctctctccataGCTGTCCACTGCCAAGGAGATCATCCAGCACTTTAAGGGCTGCCCTGCGGACCTAGTGGTGTGTGACGGGGCTCCTGATGGTAAATAGCAACAGAAAGTGGGAGGCCAGGCAGAGGCCCCTGTGCGTGTCCTTCTCTGTATCTCCTACCTTGGTTGACTTACTCACCTCTTCAGTTACTCCCTGCCTCTCCCTTCTGTTCTCAGCTTTCTCCCACATCTGGCAACTTTTCCCTACCTCTGCTGCctgctctctctctgcctctctcttcctcccacttGCACCCCACCCTTTGAGTTTCATGTCTGTTGTCTACCTTTCCCTGCTCTCATCTCTCTGCAATTGTCCAATTCCATTGCACTGTTCATTTGTTTTCAGCCGGTCAGCcattcaacacacatttactgagcacctattgtgTTGAGAAAACATTCATGAATAAAATTCCATTAATCTTTAACCTCATGGAGCTGATGTTCTAGTGGGAgcaaatgggaaagaaaataaatgattgagCTTTGTATCGTTAAAAGGGgatgcagccaggcatggtggcttctacccgtaatcccagtgctttaggaggatgaggtgagaggaacacttgaggcaggagtttgagaccagccttgcaacatagcaagaccctgtctaaaaaattagctgggcttggtggtgcatatgcccgtagtcccagttactcaggaggctgaggtgggaggatcacttgagcccaagaggtcgaggttACAGTACactttgattgcaccactgcactccagcctgggcaacagagtgagaccttgtctctaaaaaatggGGTGgggaggccaggcatagtggctcacacctgtaatcccagcacttttggaggccgaggcgggcagatcacctgaggtcaggagttcgagaccagcctgaccaatatgatgaaaccccgtctctactaaaaatacaaaaattagccaggtgtggtggcatgtgcctgtaatcccagctacttgggagactaagacaggagaatcgcttgaacccaggaggcagaggttgcagtgagccgagatcgcatcattgcactccagcctgggcaacaacagcgaaactctgtctcaaaaaaaaaaaaaaaaaaaaggtggggcgGGGGATAGGTACCATAGGGAAATCATTGAGCAGGAGGAAAGCAGGAGTACCTGTTGGAATTTTAAATGAAGTGGATGGGGAAGGCCTCACTGACTTAACAGTAGAGACTAAAGGAGGTGGGGGAGTAAGCTATGGATATGTCTGAAGGAAGAGCAATCCAGGAAAAATTCCAGCCTATGCAAAGTTCCTGAGGCAGGAGGGTACTTGCTATGTATGAGTGATGACAAGGAGATCACTGTGGTTGGAACAGAGTGAGGGGGAGAGTGGTAAAAGGTAACATCAGAGAGGTGACAGGGGACAGGTCCTATAGGGCCTCGTGGGCCATGGTGAGGATGTTGGCATTTTCACCGAGATGAGAGCTTGAAGAAAACCATGAGAGGGTTTTGAGGAGAAGAGGACTGTGCTGGGCTTGGGCTGCTATGAGCTGTGTGAGGCCCAAGGGCAGAAGCAGGGGCTCCAGGGTAGAGTAGTCCAGGCAAGTGATAACGGGTGGGGGCAGTGGTGGAGAGAAGAAGATCAAGTCAGATCTTTTGAAAGTAGATGTGTTAATGACTTCAATGTGGGTGTGAGGAGAGGATGCAGGGGGAGCATCAGAGGTGACTAAGGTTTTGGAGCTGAGCAACTAGAAAGCTCAGATGAgatggtggggatggtgggaggagcaggtttgggaggtaggtcaggagtttggaggTCAGGAGTATTGGAGATGTGGAATCTGATTTGTGAATCTGGAGTTCAGAGGAGCAGTCTGGGCTGGAGGTGGAAATGATAATGATGCTTATACATGAGGTCATTTTAGAATTGAAATGAGTTCCTAAGGGTTAGGAGCTCAGAATATGCATCTAGTTGGCAGATAGTAATTTGCATCCAGAACCTTAGCAGTAAGAGAGCCTGGAAAATGTTTTTAGTGTCTGATCTGTGTGGTACAAGAAGATGCACAGAGCAGGATAGGCCCCCCTAACGCTGTTCCTCTTGCCACAGTAACCGGCCTCCATGATGTTGATGAGTATATGCAGGCCCAGCTTCTCCTAGCTGTGAGTAACCCTGGCCACCCCTGACCCACTTTGGCCCCCTCCTGGCtgtctccacctcagcctcagccgTCTGTCCTGCCCACAGGCTCTGAACATTGCTACACATGTCCTGAAGCCAGGGGGCTGCTTTGTGGCCAAGGTAAGTCTCAAGGAACCTGGTGGAGTAGAGAAAGATCGCTGAGGGCCAACCTCACCCGCTGTCTTTGCCTTCCCACCCTGCAGATATTCCGAGGCCGGGATGTGACGCTCCTCTACAGCCAGCTGCGAGTCTTCTTCTCCAGCGTGCTGTGTGCCAAGCCCAGGAGCAGCCGGAACTCCAGCATCGGTCAGTGGGGTGGAGGGGCCAGGCAGGCAGACCGGGATTTCTGGGACTCCGCCTGCACAAGGAGGAAGCGGCAGTCACACCTCATTCCACCTTCCCCCAACAGAGGCCTTCGCTGTCTGTCAGGGCTATGACCCTCCCGAGGGC of Macaca fascicularis isolate 582-1 chromosome X, T2T-MFA8v1.1 contains these proteins:
- the FTSJ1 gene encoding tRNA (cytidine(32)/guanosine(34)-2'-O)-methyltransferase isoform X4; protein product: MGRTSKDKRDVYYRLAKENGWRARSAFKLLQLDKEFQLFQGVTRAVDLCAAPGSWSQVLSQKIGGQGSGHVVAVDLQAMAPLPGVVQIQGDITQLSTAKEIIQHFKGCPADLVVCDGAPDVTGLHDVDEYMQAQLLLAALNIATHVLKPGGCFVAKIFRGRDVTLLYSQLRVFFSSVLCAKPRSSRNSSIEAFAVCQGYDPPEGFIPDLSKPLLDHSYDFNQLDGPTRIIVPFVTCGDLSSYDSDRSYPLDLEGGSKYKYTPPTQPPISPPYQEACTLKKKGQLAKEIHPQDCPISRVDTLPQPLVAPQRHSLLAPEMEDNEMSCSP
- the FTSJ1 gene encoding tRNA (cytidine(32)/guanosine(34)-2'-O)-methyltransferase isoform X5; the encoded protein is MGRTSKDKRDVYYRLAKENGWRARSAFKLLQLDKEFQLFQGVTRAVDLCAAPGSWSQVLSQKIGGQGSGHVVAVDLQAMAPLPGVVQIQGDITQLSTAKEIIQHFKGCPADLVVCDGAPDVTGLHDVDEYMQAQLLLAALNIATHVLKPGGCFVAKIFRGRDVTLLYSQLRVFFSSVLCAKPRSSRNSSIEAFAVCQGYDPPEGFIPDLSKPLLDHSYARGRLKVQVHSTHTAPHLATIPGGLHVEEEGAAGQGDPPPGLPHQQSRHASPAPGRPSAPQPAGP
- the FTSJ1 gene encoding tRNA (cytidine(32)/guanosine(34)-2'-O)-methyltransferase isoform X2, whose protein sequence is MGRTSKDKRDVYYRLAKENGWRARSAFKLLQLDKEFQLFQGVTRAVDLCAAPGSWSQVLSQKIGGQGSGHVVAVDLQAMAPLPGVVQIQGDITQLSTAKEIIQHFKGCPADLVVCDGAPDVTGLHDVDEYMQAQLLLAALNIATHVLKPGGCFVAKIFRGRDVTLLYSQLRVFFSSVLCAKPRSSRNSSIEAFAVCQGYDPPEGFIPDLSKPLLDHSYDFNQLDGPTRIIVPFVTCGDLSSYDSDRSYPLDLEGGSKYKYTPPTQPPISPPYQEACTLKKKGQLAKEIHPQDCPISRVDTLPQPLVAPQRHSLLAPEVWKCDSQPALTPSLCASF
- the FTSJ1 gene encoding tRNA (cytidine(32)/guanosine(34)-2'-O)-methyltransferase isoform X1: MGRTSKDKRDVYYRLAKENGWRARSAFKLLQLDKEFQLFQGVTRAVDLCAAPGSWSQVLSQKIGGQGSGHVVAVDLQAMAPLPGVVQIQGDITQLSTAKEIIQHFKGCPADLVVCDGAPDVTGLHDVDEYMQAQLLLAALNIATHVLKPGGCFVAKIFRGRDVTLLYSQLRVFFSSVLCAKPRSSRNSSIEAFAVCQGYDPPEGFIPDLSKPLLDHSYDPDFNQLDGPTRIIVPFVTCGDLSSYDSDRSYPLDLEGGSKYKYTPPTQPPISPPYQEACTLKKKGQLAKEIHPQDCPISRVDTLPQPLVAPQRHSLLAPEVWKCDSQPALTPSLCASF
- the FTSJ1 gene encoding tRNA (cytidine(32)/guanosine(34)-2'-O)-methyltransferase isoform X3; this encodes MGRTSKDKRDVYYRLAKENGWRARSAFKLLQLDKEFQLFQGVTRAVDLCAAPGSWSQVLSQKIGGQGSGHVVAVDLQAMAPLPGVVQIQGDITQLSTAKEIIQHFKGCPADLVVCDGAPDVTGLHDVDEYMQAQLLLAALNIATHVLKPGGCFVAKIFRGRDVTLLYSQLRVFFSSVLCAKPRSSRNSSIEAFAVCQGYDPPEGFIPDLSKPLLDHSYDPDFNQLDGPTRIIVPFVTCGDLSSYDSDRSYPLDLEGGSKYKYTPPTQPPISPPYQEACTLKKKGQLAKEIHPQDCPISRVDTLPQPLVAPQRHSLLAPEMEDNEMSCSP